A stretch of the Arachis stenosperma cultivar V10309 chromosome 6, arast.V10309.gnm1.PFL2, whole genome shotgun sequence genome encodes the following:
- the LOC130936513 gene encoding uncharacterized protein LOC130936513: MAVACKRLAQLRMSSGISCFGASKSSSSNSSLRSFSQLLKSNGRRFFFVDTLTLTQESSLSKLKAEVQSSKMQLLHDIGKLRTTMRKNSSESRYKKSEFAVDLEKRWKAAQYDVMKYCIGTFVLTWGIGLTVLQHLESTRSG; this comes from the exons ATGGCCGTGGCTTGCAAGCGATTGGCACAATTGAGAATGAGTTCGGGGATTTCGTGCTTTGGGGCCTCAAAGTCGTCTTCTTCGAACTCAAGTCTCCGATCATTTTCCCAATTGTTGAAATCAAATGGACGACGCTTTTTCTTCGTTGACACATTAACCCTT aCCCAAGAGTCCAGCTTATCCAAATTGAAAGCAGAAGTGCAGAGCTCAAAG ATGCAATTGCTACATGATATTGGGAAACTAAGGACTACCATGAGGAAGAATTCCAGTGAATCAAG GTATAAGAAATCTGAATTCGCTGTTGATCTCGAGAAACGGTGGAAAGCAGCACAATATGATGTTATGAAATATTGCATAGGAACCTTTGTTTTAACATGGGGCATTGGACTTACTGTTCTTCAGCATCTTGAATCAACCAG GAGTGGATAG
- the LOC130934884 gene encoding putative pentatricopeptide repeat-containing protein At5g37570: protein MNSIFRHSSSPSRSTAAIITLLKACKTIHHLHQVHASIIQRGLEQDHLIISRFIFLSASFAATASYYTSAFDRVLDPSPFLWNSLIRAHTKGSYFFDVLSVFIRMKAHESLPDRYTYSSVIKAYSSDMFVGTCLVDMYGKCGNIGDARKVGDMVEAKRLFDEMPQRNVASWNAMIWDFVKVGDLDNVRVVLDAMPEKSVASFTIMIDGYAKAGDMATSRFLFNQAPKKDVG, encoded by the exons ATGAATTCAATATTTAGACACTCTTCTTCTCCGTCGCGTTCAACTGCCGCCATTATCACCCTTCTTAAGGCCTGCAAGACCATTCATCACCTCCACCAAGTCCACGCCTCCATCATCCAACGAGGTCTAGAGCAAGATCACCTCATCATCTCCCGCTTCATTTTCCTTTCCGCCTCCTTTGCCGCCACTGCTTCATATTACACCTCCGCCTTCGACCGCGTCCTTGACCCTTCTCCTTTTCTCTGGAACTCCCTCATCAGAGCCCACACCAAAGGAAGTTACTTTTTTGATGTCCTCTCTGTTTTTATTCGCATGAAGGCACATGAGTCTCTTCCCGATAGGTACACTTATTCTTCTGTGATTAAGGCCTATTCAA GTGATATGTTTGTTGGAACCTGTTTGGTTGATATGTATGGGAAATGTGGAAATATTGGTGACGCTCGCAAG GTTGGGGATATGGTggaggcaaagaggctgtttgatgaaatgcctcaGAGGAATGTGGCATCATGGAATGCGATGATATGGGATTTTGTTAAGGTGGGAGATTTGGACAATGTTAGGGTAGTGCTTGATGCTATGCCGGAAAAGAGTGTTGCTTCTTTCACGATCATGATTGATGGCTATGCAAAGGCTGGTGATATGGCTACCTCAAGGTTCTTGTTCAACCAAGCTCCGAAAAAGGATGTTGGTTAG